The following proteins are encoded in a genomic region of Agelaius phoeniceus isolate bAgePho1 chromosome 17, bAgePho1.hap1, whole genome shotgun sequence:
- the LOC129127488 gene encoding protein-glutamine gamma-glutamyltransferase E-like encodes MGQAATQPSTDWHLKENAREHHTSKFSSEELIVRRGQAFTITFNGAERPEQNLIFIAETGPKPSKATKTLATFDISSTVSKEGWSAVVQSSSSSSVSISISSPHNAVIGRYRLSVQSGSSSPQSLGTFVLLFNPWSSGDDVFMPNTAECEEYVLEEFGIIFAGNKNHISSFGWNFGQFQGDILNICLAIMDRSLYYRQDPITDVSHRHDPRYLGRVLSAMVNANDDQGVVLGNWSGKYEGGKNPTSWTGSGEILQSWKKSGFKPVKYGQCWVFAAVLTTVLRCLGIPTRTITNFSSAHDADGNLRVDEFYDADGNHLERGADSVWNFHVWNESWFIRNDLGPSYSGWQVLDATPQEESGGIYQCGPASRHAIKEGEVELDYDGPFVFAEVNADCMYWNYDSATGKKTLIFSKSTEIGASISTKAVGRDARVDVTRDYKYEEGSAKEREIFKKARKKLGLEDKFDPTAPKQEEVEQKPDISGKFKVAGSLEVGKDLNLLLVLENLQSDAKTVNVNMTAWSTLYTRRRVNQIWKDSLSVTLAPKEEKQFPIKIKYPEYQQQLTTDKTIQVTALCHVKDGIQVLVKRNITLDNPAIDIQVLGEAKVNKEVVVEVAFTNPINEEVKDCVLQVEGSDLLQGILELRIPPLKASEKSSTKFKLIPSEAGPKHLLVNFFCDKFADIKTFKMVNVIN; translated from the exons ATGGGCCAAG CTGCAACGCAGCCAAGTACCGACTGGCATCTgaaagaaaatgcaagagaacaCCACACAAGTAAATTTTCTAGTGAAGAACTGATTGTGAGGAGAGGACAGGCCTTCACTATCACCTTCAATGGAGCAGAACGGCCTGAGCAAAACTTAATATTCATTGCAGAAACAG GTCCAAAACCCTCAAAGGCAACCAAGACCCTGGCCACGTTTGATATCTCCAGCACAGTGAGCAAGGAGGGCTGGAGTGCAGTTGTGcagtccagcagctccagctctgtgagCATCTCCATTTCCAGCCCACACAATGCTGTCATTGGACGTTACAGGCTGAGTGTTCAAAGTGGCAGCTCCTCTCCACAAAGTCTTGGcacttttgttttgctttttaaccCTTGGTCTTCAG gTGATGATGTGTTCATGCCTAACACAGCTGAGTGTGAGGAATATGTGCTAGAAGAGTTTGGCATCATTTTTGCAGGCAATAAAAATCATATCAGCAGCTTTGGATGGAACTTTGGCCAG TTCCAAGGAGACATCCTCAATATTTGCCTGGCCATAATGGATCGAAGCCTGTACTACCGTCAGGATCCCATCACTGATGTGTCTCACAGACATGACCCCAGGTACCTGGGCCGTGTTCTCAGTGCCATG GTCAACGCCAATGATGACCAAGGGGTGGTGCTAGGAAACTGGAGTGGAAAGTATGAGGGTGGTAAAAATCCCACCAGCTGGACAGGAAGTGGTGAAATCCTGCAAAGCTGGAAGAAATCAGGATTCAAACCTGTTAAATATGGACAATGTTGGGTTTTTGCAGCAGTACTGACTACAG TGCTTAGATGTCTGGGGATTCCCACTCGTACCATTACAAACTTCAGCTCTGCCCATGATGCAGATGGAAATCTGCGTGTGGATGAGTTTTATGATGCAGATGGAAATCATTTGGAGAGGGGAGCTGACAGCGTGTG GAATTTCCATGTCTGGAATGAAAGCTGGTTTATACGCAACGACTTGGGCCCCTCATACAGTGGATGGCAAGTTCTGGATGCAACTCCCCAGGAAGAAAGTGGAG GAATTTATCAGTGTGGTCCTGCCTCACGGCACGCCATCAAAGAAGGAGAAGTGGAGCTGGACTACGACGGCCCATTTGTGTTTGCAGAAGTGAATGCAGACTGTATGTACTGGAATTATGACTCTGCAACTGGAAAGAAAACTTTGATATTCTCTAAGTCGACAGAAATTGGTGCCTCCATCAGTACAAAGGCAGTTGGTAGAGATGCTCGTGTAGATGTCACCAGGGATTATAAATATGAGGAAG GCTCTGCAAAAGAaagagagatttttaaaaaagcccGTAAGAAGCTAGGACTCGAGGATAAGTTTGATCCTACAGCACCAAAACAGGAGGAAGTTGAACAGAAGCCTGACATCTCAGGAAAATTCAAGGTGGCTGGCTCTTTGGAAGTTGGCAAAGATCTCAACCTACTTCTGGTTCTTGAAAATTTGCAGTCTGATGCTAAGACTGTAAATGTAAATATGACTGCATGGAGTACTCTGTATACTAGAAGACGAGTTAATCAGATCTGGAAGGACTCCCTGTCTGTCACTCTGGCCCCAAAAGAAG aGAAACAATTCCCCATTAAGATAAAGTATCCTGAATACCAGCAGCAGTTAACTACAGACAAAACAATCCAGGTCACAGCTTTATGTCATGTAAAAGATGGGATTCAAGTGCTTGTGAAAAGAAACATCACCCTGGACAATCCTGCCATTGACATACAG GTACTTGGTGAAGCAAAAGTGAATAAAGAGGTGGTTGTGGAGGTGGCATTCACCAATCCCATCAATGAGGAGGTGAAGGACTGTGTGCTGCAGGTGGAGGGCAGTGACCTGCTCCAAGGGATCCTGGAGCTACG cATACCACCACTGAAAGCCAGTGAGAAATCCAGTACCAAGTTTAAACTTATCCCTTCTGAGGCGGGTCCCAAACATCTACTTGTTAATTTCTTCTGTGATAAATTTGCAGATATCAAGACCTTTAAGATGGTAAATGTGATTAACTAA
- the LOC129127849 gene encoding protein-glutamine gamma-glutamyltransferase 6-like, with protein sequence MADLTPTHISWQPSVNAANHHTDRYANTELTVRRGQPFNITLYFNRPRQNGESLGFVTEIGPSPSESHRTRAAFSLSEAGASGWSAAQGPSDSAAMNFTIASPANAVIGRYNLTLRVTAGNKIFSRYLGQFVLLFNPWCPGDDVYMSNENERQEYVLNENGIIFVGNARYIEARGWYYGQFQDLLNICLTMLDLSLYYRQDPAMDVSRRGDPKYLGRVISSMINGNDNDNGVLLGKWQGSFHSHENPSRWDGSVVILKKWRQDNYRPVQYGQCWVFAGVMCTVLRCLGIPTRLVSNFNSAHDVDRNLSIDKYYDSSGRSLNISKDSTWDYHVWNESWFIRPDLGRAYNGWQVLDATPQEQSRGIFQCGPASVLAIKEGEVNLDYDTLFVYSEVNADCNRWIVYNDGSKKRVYCDTEIIGRSISTKAVGSNGRVDVTANYKYPEGSSEERRVYRKALSKILGISVTEGHTDSPGGRSSETMRNPGIAGKFKLAEPPVFGKDINLVLVLNNLSSDRKSIRVDMSASTILYTRRAVAEILKAATAVELGPKQGKHIRVKIPYTHYGKYLTTDKRIQVTALCEVLRSQGLKLLVEKTIILEDTNIIIKVPRRVVVNRAVSLEISYANPLPEPVSRCVLLVTLMNQQVKINLARLAPRERSKIYFEFTPRRAGPLQLQVDFSCDKFSHVKGFVTIAVAPA encoded by the exons ATGGCAG ACCTGACCCCAACACACATCAGCTGGCAGCCATCAGTGAATGCAGCCAACCACCACACTGACAGATATGCCAACACTGAGCTGACTGTGAGGCGAGGACAGCCCTTCAATATCACCCTGTACTTCAACAGGCCAAGGCAGAATGGGGAGAGCCTGGGCTTTGTCACTGAAATAG GGCCGTCCCCCTCGGAGTCCCATCGCACCAGGGCAGCATTCAGCCTCTCTGAGGCGGGGGCCAGTGGCTGGAGTGCTGCCCAGGGACCCAGTGACTCTGCAGCCATGAACTTCACCATTGCCAGCCCGGCCAACGCCGTCATCGGGCGCTACAACCTCACCCTCCGCGTCACCGCAGGCAACAAGATCTTCTCCAGATACCTGGGCCAGTTTGTGCTGCTCTTCAACCCCTGGTGCCCAG GTGATGATGTCTACATGTCCAATGAAAACGAGAGACAAGAATATGTTCtaaatgaaaatggaataatCTTTGTGGGCAATGCAAGGTACATTGAAGCAAGAGGGTGGTATTATGGACAG TTTCAAGACCTCCTAAACATCTGTCTCACCATGCTTGATCTGAGCCTGTACTACCGTCAGGACCCAGCCATGGATGTGTCCCGAAGAGGGGATCCCAAATACTTGGGCAGAGTCATCAGTTCTATG ATCAATGGAAATGATAACGACAATGGAGTTCTCCTGGGGAAGTGGCAAGGGAGTTTCCACTCGCATGAGAACCCCTCCAGGTGGGATGGCAGCGTGGTGATCCTCAAGAAATGGCGCCAGGACAATTACAGACCTGTGCAGTACGGCCAGTGCTGGGTCTTTGCAGGTGTCATGTGCACAG tTTTGAGGTGCTTGGGGATTCCAACTCGTTTGGTTTCAAATTTTAACTCTGCCCATGACGTGGATAGAAACCTGAGTATCGATAAGTACTATGACAGCTCTGGAAGGAGTCTTAATATCAGCAAGGATTCCACATG GGATTATCATGTCTGGAATGAAAGCTGGTTCATTCGCCCAGACCTGGGAAGGGCATACAATGGGTGGCAGGTTTTAGATGCAACTCCACAAGAACAAAGCAGAG gaaTTTTTCAGTGTGGCCCTGCATCTGTGTTAGCCATCAAAGAGGGTGAAGTCAACCTGGATTACGACACCTTGTTTGTGTACTCAGAGGTGAACGCCGACTGCAACAGGTGGATTGTGTACAATGATGGAAGCAAGAAAAGAGTTTATTGTGATACTGAAATCATTGGCAGGTCCATCAGCACCAAAGCTGTGGGCAGCAATGGCCGTGTGGATGTCACTGCTAACTACAAATATCCAGAAG GTTCTTCTGAGGAAAGACGAGTCTATCGAAAGGCCTTGAGTAAGATATTGGGAATAAGTGTCACAGAAGGACACACAGACTCTCCTGGGGGAAGATCTTCAGAGACAATGAGAAACCCTGGCATTGCTGGGAAATTCAAGCTGGCTGAACCTCCAGTTTTTGGCAAGGACATTAACCTGGTCCTGGTCCTCAACAACCTCTCCTCCGACCGCAAGAGCATCAGGGTGGACATGAGCGCCTCCACCATCCTGTACACAAGGAGAGCAGTGGCAGAGATCCTGAAGGCAGCCACTGCTGTGGAGCTTGGTCCTAAACAAG GGAAGCATATCCGGGTAAAGATCCCTTATACTCATTATGGAAAATATCTGACCACTGACAAAAGGATCCAAGTGACTGCTTTGTGTGAAGTCCTGCGCTCGCAAGGGCTGAAGCTGCTGGTGGAGAAGACAATCATTTTGGAGGACACAAACATCATCATTAAG GTGCCCCGCAGGGTTGTGGTGAACAGAGCCGTGTCCCTGGAGATCTCCTACGCCAACCCCCTCCCGGAGCCCGTCAGCCGCTGCGTGCTGCTCGTCACCCTGATGAACCAGCAGGTCAAGATCAA tttggcACGACTGGCACCGAGGGAGAGatcaaaaatttattttgagtTCACACCTCGGAGGGCTGGGCCCTTACAGCTGCAAGTAGACTTCTCTTGTGACAAATTTTCACACGTTAAGGGATTTGTAACAATTGCAGTAGCCCCTGCATAA